A region of Ficedula albicollis isolate OC2 chromosome 10, FicAlb1.5, whole genome shotgun sequence DNA encodes the following proteins:
- the FAM219B gene encoding protein FAM219B translates to MGCVHTGYGAGLVWAEKKRLNKGTDVVEKRGPYIMSKPPSIQAKLKRQRELAKAALRRQGLLGAPTALKPTPKRSVKFNKGYTALSQTADENLVSLDSDSDGEPGSRCSSGYSSAEQVTQDLSRQLLQDGYHLDEVPDDEDLDLIPPKPAASSSCPCCFGESLSCVIQ, encoded by the exons ATGGGGTGTGTGCACACAGGTTATGGGGCTGGG ctggtTTGGGCTGAAAAGAAGAGGCTGAACAAAGGGACAGATGTGGTGGAGAAAAGGGGCCCGTACATCATGAGCAAACCTCCCTCCATTCAGGCCAAGCTGA AGAGGCAGCGGGAGCTGGCAAAGGCAGCGCTGcggaggcaggggctgctgggggcacCCACTGCCCTGAAACCGACTCCTAAAAG GTCtgtgaagttcaacaagggCTACACGGCGCTCAGCCAGACAGCTGATGAAAACCTGGTTTCCCTCGACTCAGACAG TGACGGCGAGCCAGGATCCAGGTGCTCCTCAGGATACTCCTCCGCCGAG CAGGTGACCCAGGACCTGAGccggcagctgctgcaggacgGGTACCACCTCGACGAGGTCCCCGATGATGAGGACCTGGATCTCATCCCCCCAAAgcctgctgcctcctcttctTGCCCCTGTTGTTTTGGAGAAAGTCTCTCCTGCGTGATCCAGTAG
- the MPI gene encoding mannose-6-phosphate isomerase — MGAHPRGDALIRDNRIPQKTLGQWIADNPACLGAKVKDAFQGQLPFLFKVLSVNTALSVQAHPNKELAAKLHAQFPEHYPDANHKPEMAIALTPFEGMCGFRPVEEIVSFLQNVPELRALIGEVAAEQLERSGSDDPRGVSAALRVCFTRLMKSEKKFFVDQLNMLVKRISQEAAEGKDTSGSNGDLLLQLHSQYPGDIGCFTIYFLNLVRLEPGEAMFLGANEPHAYLHGDCVEIMACSDNTVRAGLTPKFIDVLTLCEMLNYTPAPSSSKIFPAAQSQLDPHVYLYDPPVPDFTIMRIEIPASIKLYLISAMDSASILLVIQGTAVGTSTAAASEMSLQRGSVLFISANESISLHLSSPGMLLFRACCLL, encoded by the exons ATGGGCGCACACCCCCGGGGCGATGCCCTCATCCGGGATAACCGcatcccccaaaaaaccctgggCCAGTGGATCGCCGACAACCCCGCCTGCCTGGGGGCCAAGGTGAAGGACGCCTTCCAGGGCCAGCTGCCCTTCCTGTTCAAGGTGCTGTCGGTCAACACCGCCCTGTCCGTGCAGGCGCACCCCAACAAG GAGCTGGCAGCGAAGCTCCACGCCCAGTTCCCTGAGCACTATCCCGATGCCAACCACAAGCCCGAGATGGCCATCGCCCTCACCCCCTTCGAGGGCATGTGTGGCTTCCGGCCCGTGGAGGAGATTGTCTCCTTCCTCCAGA ATGTCCCCGAGCTGCGGGCACTGATCGGGGAGGTGGCAGCGGAGCAGCTGGAGCGCAGCGGGAGCGACGATCCCCGCGGGGTCTCGGCCGCGCTCCGCGTGTGCTTCACCCGCCTCATGAAGAGCGAGAAGAAGTTCTTCGTGGACCAGCTGAACATGCTGGTCAAGAGGATCTCCCAGGAAG CGGCGGAGGGGAAGGACACATCAGGGAGCAACGgggacctgctgctgcagctgcactccCAGTACCCCGGGGACATTGGCTGCTTCACCATTTATTTCCTGAACCTGGtgaggctggagccaggggagGCCATGTTCCTAGGAGCCAACGAGCCCCACGCCTACCTGCACGGAG ACTGCGTGGAGATCATGGCGTGCTCGGATAACACGGTGCGTGCCGGGCTCACCCCCAAATTCATCGATGTGCTCACCCTGTGTGAGATGCTCAACTACacaccagcacccagcagctccaagaTCTTCCCTGCAGCGCAGAGCCAGCTGGATCCCCACGTCTACCTCTATGACCCACCCGTGCCAGACTTCACCATCATGAGGATAGAG ATCCCTGCCTCCATCAAGCTGTACCTCATCTCTGCCATGGACTCTGCCAGCATCTTGCTGGTGATCCAAGGGACAGCCGTGGGCACCTCCACAGCCGCAGCCTCCGAGATGTCCCTGCAGCGTGGCTCCGTGCTCTTCATCTCGGCCAACGAGAGCATCTCCCTGCACCTCTCCTCgcctgggatgctgctcttccgagcctgctgcctcctctga